One segment of Sandaracinaceae bacterium DNA contains the following:
- a CDS encoding 3-keto-5-aminohexanoate cleavage protein, with amino-acid sequence MDKAILTCALNGVLTNPKQHPVPVTPAEMAVSARDAYNAGASIMHIHFRRQDPNMGHLPSWDPAIAKACSDAIREACPGVIINQTTGTVGPDVSGPIACIDAIHPEIAACNAGSLNYLKLKSDNTWAWPPMLFDNPVDKVKKMVVAMQRVGAVPEFECFDVGIVRSVELFLKSGMCETAQYNFVMGVASGMPVDADLLTLLLRYKEPSSVWQCTLIGREEIWPLHQKTADLGGMLRTGVEDTFYLPSGDRTTGNGQLIEALATCARNAGREVASPAEARAMMGMAA; translated from the coding sequence ATGGACAAAGCCATTCTCACCTGCGCCCTCAACGGCGTGCTCACCAACCCGAAGCAGCACCCCGTGCCGGTCACCCCTGCGGAGATGGCCGTGTCGGCGCGCGATGCGTACAACGCGGGCGCGTCCATCATGCACATCCACTTCCGGCGGCAGGACCCCAACATGGGGCACCTTCCGTCGTGGGATCCGGCCATCGCCAAGGCGTGCTCGGACGCCATCCGCGAGGCGTGCCCGGGCGTCATCATCAACCAGACCACGGGCACCGTGGGCCCGGACGTGTCGGGCCCCATCGCCTGCATCGACGCCATCCACCCCGAGATCGCGGCCTGCAACGCGGGCAGCCTGAACTACCTCAAGCTCAAGTCGGACAACACCTGGGCCTGGCCGCCCATGCTGTTCGACAACCCCGTGGACAAGGTGAAGAAGATGGTGGTGGCCATGCAGCGCGTGGGCGCCGTGCCGGAGTTCGAGTGCTTCGACGTGGGCATCGTGCGCTCCGTGGAGCTGTTCCTGAAGTCGGGCATGTGCGAGACGGCGCAGTACAACTTCGTCATGGGCGTGGCCTCCGGCATGCCGGTGGACGCCGACCTGCTCACCCTGCTGCTGCGCTACAAGGAGCCCAGCTCGGTGTGGCAGTGCACGCTCATCGGCCGCGAGGAGATCTGGCCGCTCCACCAGAAGACGGCCGACCTGGGCGGCATGCTGCGCACCGGCGTGGAAGACACCTTCTACCTGCCCAGCGGCGATCGCACCACGGGCAACGGTCAGCTCATCGAGGCGCTGGCCACCTGCGCGCGCAACGCCGGCCGTGAGGTCGCGTCCCCCGCCGAAGCGCGGGCCATGATGGGCATGGCGGCATAG